Below is a window of Carassius gibelio isolate Cgi1373 ecotype wild population from Czech Republic chromosome B23, carGib1.2-hapl.c, whole genome shotgun sequence DNA.
TAGGGCTCGCCGTTCCAATGCCACAAGCTCCCgttgagcatcggctcgagccctaccgaccgggcgccaacaaccacgtagttcactacctgcagccggtagggcctacttTTCCAATGCCTGAGTCGCTCCCACcagagtacgtaggcccttctgGCCTGCCAACGAGACGACTTCTCAGAAAATCTAAATCAGCCCCCTCCAGTACTCTATTCTattttttgtggggggggggggggtgttctttaaactggcggctgtcctcttgtacatttgctttttggggggtactctaggttcgggccattcccgaggtcggagcccttccccggacagcacgccaaatacgcataccataccataccatacctcagctaattatatgtaagcgtgaactagtgaaattatgtttttattattaggaTTTGGGAGGAGcatgtcagatacttagcctaatcgacacaggtggaccataatcaagtaatcaatcccatagtataaataacgctgacttacctctatccattgacggtttatcagcatccctcctccaccccatctccccaCTAGCAGCATTAGCAGCAGTGAAGAAGTGAGCCAGACAGCTATGCAGCAACATCGGGGGGCAGGATTTCAAGCACCCCtgccctgggcgccgccattggctagcggacccccacctgctgttagcattccattgaatcccattcattttggaatccatttgtccattaattatttctagagaaacacgaaaatgtataaaaggctccattaccttgtatcttacgttatggccctgtagaagcagtttttgtaaaaataggctaacgattgcatcataaccagcgactctctgtcacacagtagagaaattaccgtatggacaggaggagaaacttgcaggcaatcttttactgtctttgAGGCTATCGGAGGGACGTGGAGACATAAAGTCAGGGgtgataattaatcagaatacttaccaaaatttgctcctgttcacgctcgccttctatggaagattcggtgggtgattcagatttctcttagcacagtgattagaagacttacaggttgctcacataacatctacgtcatcaagctcagtttgagtctgcgcagtacgacCGACCCCCAGGAAGTACGTGCTTCTAATCTACTTCATTTTCCTCCGTTGAATCCAAcagggtcgctgtgtccatttcttttactgtctatgagcaacatgccaccagtgatgatgaagatggacagaaagatgagctagttccacaggcagatccagatccaagtatgtaacatgagaggagaaagggagttacttgctagggatgatgttaggaagtgatgttcaggttgctacatttgtaatgattacagtagttaaaacagctaaacttcagcattttagctgtaaaatgtaacatgcagtagctaatattaagaaatatgttgttcttttacttttaaaaatgttggtaacgttacagttaatatttacaaatgttgaatacagaagttacaaatgtaatggtgtattttcatttagatgtggtattattatctgtgcagtaagattaattactgcataaattaagattattaagtaataaattcattttaagacagcatggaatagattgtataatatactgttataacagcatattatataaactatgctatgctatcttggaataaaacctgttttttgtgtgtgttttttttatccattccATCGTTTGTTTATTCAATTacatcagtgctattgctataatttggatggtaaagtatcatgagccacaattaaagtcttgtgacactcatgccaggcgttatttttgttgttgtcgagTTTATGCGCGCCGATTGCTTTTggccgggcctagtcaaagtccacggccatttttagtcccagtccgtccctgaaAAAGGGTGCTTTTATTATGATGTtagaatatttattcaaataaaaaagaacatccatcaatgtttgtttgtaaactaaaataataattataaaaaaaattaccttgAAATCTCAaaactatttatattaaatatttttaaaaaaatatgtactgTCTCAGTACAGACCATTTCagtgataaaaataaagttttttaaagtGACATTTAAACAACCAATAGTAATAAATGTGTTGAGCAATAAATAATTTGTTGTGATGCAAGTGATATGCAGAAATAAATGTTCATAGAGCCAgacataaatcacattttttaattaataatctatTGGCCCATAATGCAAGCTTTGGAAATGTACCACAGCATTATAATATGAATTAATGGACACACTGTAAAGGTAACTAGAATAGCTCAATATTGAGACCAGGCTGTTTGAGATGAGgctcttaaaaaaatattccaaatCACCGAAGCAGCATGTTTGGAGGTGTAATGTCAGAAATATCACCTGGGCATTTTGAAGCTCAGGGATTCCAAACATATCTGATAGATCGTTATAATTAATTGTGTGACTGTCTTTTTAACATTCGTGAACTATAAAGATTATATAAAGATAAGTTCTGCGTCACCCTGTCAGTTTATTTTACGATAATGACTGGCTGATTGTACAATGTCTGCTTATTGCACAGCTATTCCAGAAAGCCATGTAATAAACTAGATCAATAACTGTAAAACTAagataaaatatcaaattcaaATTTCCTCCTCCAGATTTCCCAGCTGTCCCAACACATGAGCCTGATGAGACCTCAGAGTTCTGTGTAGGCAAACTGGACGGGTCATATGTAAACCCAGACGACCCTACGACCTTCATTCAGTGTTCTAATGGTGGGACCTATGTGATGAATTGCCCTGATGGAAATTTCTTCAATCCTGACTTGTGCTGCGACTGGCCTAAGAAATAATCAGTGCTCCACCTCGGCAAAGAAAATGTGTCGAATTTTGATGTAATACTACTCTCTTAAACATTGTataaattttttgttaaaaaattcaGTACTCTCCAACTTAACCTATTGACTGATCACATCTAAATTTTTCAATTGGCCAAATTGAATTAGTGTGAATTTAACTTTAaaagttcaactaaaaaataGATGTAATCAGTCATAGAGAGACTGCATTGATAAGCTTGTGacatttctaaacatttttaGATAAAGGTGTTTTTTTCCCCAATGTCTGAATGTTAATTAGaatgttaattataaataaataaataaataagagaaaaCACCAATCTGTTtctattaaaacaatttattaatttaaaatttaaattaaaaattcatGTAACATTCTTGACATTTCAAAATgattaatgcaaaacatttacactCATTTTCAGTCTCAGCACACTCCATTTAAATTACTAAGGATTCAAAGTAACATTTAAACAACCGATAACAATACCTTTGGGTCGAGTTACAGGTGATATGCAGAAGTAAATGTTTATATCCAGACATAATCAGTCATAATAAATCACTTCAGTCCAGCGCTATTGGCCCATAATGCAAGCTTGGAAAATGTAACACAGCACTAACTTAGACCTTAATAAAATCTGAATCAATGAAAACACTATAAAGGTAAGATACATATAATAGAGCTCAGGCTGTTTAAGATGAATCTCTCAGAAATGTATTTATAAGTATTTTGAAGCAGAGTTAACTAATTCAATCATGTCCTCTGCACCCACTCACACTTTCAAATATCACAATCCCCATTTCTTCTGATTTATTTGCATACCTACAGTTTTTGAAGGGGCTCAGCTGAAGTGTAGTCGTGTTCAGCAATGCTTCAGGGTGTTTTTGGTCATGGTCAGGATTGCTTACAGTAAACTTACAGTAATTTGGCTGGTCTAACTGGCAAAACCCATTACTTAAAAGTCAGGGTGATAATAcagtttaaaaagaaatacatgCTAAAACAAAGCCTTCTAAATCTTCAGTGTTTTGAGATCCGTGTAAGTAACATCGCACCATTTACAGCTCATGCTGGCTACTGTGAGGTGGCGGCAGCTTCCTGATGTCATTATTCTGGATGAGCTGAAAGTAGAACTGCACGATCTCTTCATAGTTCTGAATGGAGATTCTCTCGTTCACACCGTGAAATCTACAGGAGGAACATTAATGTTTACTTATataaaaacatgacatttctagctggacaATATTACAAAGAGCATATCTCCTGTGTCTTACCTCTGAGGATCACCTGGTTTGAACCATGACGGAGCAAAGCGATATATATCTTGAGTGATATCCTTGTAGTGACGGCTGTCAGTGTTGCCAACACAGACACCTGTTAGAGGAAATCAGCTCAGTTAGAAGAGGCTCTTCACAAGTCAATGATGTATGTAAGAGACGGAAAGCAGAAATGCATCACTTGTCTTACCAGGAGCCACCGTAAGCTGAGGAAACATGCTCTGCACCGTTTTCTTTATGATCTGAAAGCCAAACGCCTGCTCATCATAGGAACTGATGGGCAGTGGGTCGAATCCATTGACTAGCTCTACCTTCACACGCTCATCTGACACAGTTGACTCGACTAACTCCAGAACCTAAAAGAAGACACTGAATCAAACTATGAAATAGTTCAGAGGAAAAGAGCGTTTATTAAACAATTGTAAATAGCatttgttttaaagggatagcccacaaaaaaaaaaaaaaaagaatcattatTTACACACTAACCATCTTCAGTTAATCAGTTTTTAAATCAGAGTGATTCATGAGATACTGGTTGGTGTGAAGAAGGTGCGAAAAGCAAAAGTTAATGGATGATCTATCAGAGTTATTGGTTGAACTGAATGAGTCATTGCTGTGGCACACGGTGTGACCTCTCACCTCCTGCAGTGTTTGGGATGAGTGGATACGGAAATTAACCAAAGCTTCAGCATATGACGGGATTATGTTAATCTGTCAGAGAAGGAGAAATAATCAGATCTACCTTCACGCTACTTTGTGAACTAACTTACAACAAAAAAGAGAGACCCACCTTTACACCCGAGTTAAACATAGTGACGGCAGTTGTGGTTCTTACAAAAGCATTTGTGTCAGGTTTTCTCTCCAACACCCTGCATATGAAAGGGATTCTCCTGGGTTTTAAAtgcttacaggtgcatctcaaaaaattggaatatcatggaaaagttatttattttttgtaattggatttttaaaaagcaaactttcttatattctagaatcattgcacacaaactttaatatttaaagagtttttcgttttaattctgatggttataaTTTACATcttaaaaattcagtatctccaaaaattgtaacattttctcaaagatcaataataataaaaaaaaagattcacaaaacagaaatgttcaagatctccaaagcaggttttgTTATACACTCAATAATTTGTTAGGGCTCCTTCTGTATGAATTACTGCTTTAATGAGGCgaggcatggaggcgatcagcctgtggcactgctgaggcgttattgAAGCTCAGGTTGTTTTGATAGCgcccttcagctcctctgtattgtttgtgagtttttacttatcttcctcttcacaatacttgTCCcttcatccctgttgcttgtgcaccttttcctaccacaccttTTCCTTTcagtcaactttctataaatatattttgatacagcactctgtgaacagccagccctttcagcaatgatcttctgttgcttaccctccttgtggaagATGTTGATGATCGTCTTCcagacaactgtcaagtcagtagtctttcccataattgtagTTGCATgctctaaactagcccaagaggtacccagtatttatattaaaagtgaatcaaactaatcaagctcaaaatggaatattctaatttttttagatactgAATACGGAATTTTCAAACTTGActtaagtcataaccatcagaattaaaagaaaataaataaataaaaaatcttgaaatattttagtttgtgtgcaatgaatctaaaatataagaaagttagcttttttaattaaatttcaaaaataaataccttTTCTATAATATTCTAATcggagatgcacctgtacatgatgcaattaattaataaagtgtttaattaattagttatgaaaaataacttgattaaaatatttgaatgcagTTAATGCGCTAGCCCTGCCCCCAGACCTGTAATATCATCTTATTCATACAGTTGACTGCTGACAAATATGACtccataaatgcagttatgccctaaaattcaagatatttgGGCAAAATTGCTCCTGATGAAGTAGGGTTCATGAGCACAGCACTTCTTTGTTTACAGTCGTTACTGAGTTACCCCTATATTTTTGACATTCCACAAGCACCTGCTACTGACAGAGAATCAAACTGGATTTTTAATAAGCCTGTCTGCTGTTTCACCCCATCCGCCCATATGAccctgttttaaatataataatttatgctTCTGACTCGTctctttactttaaaaaaaaataataatggtttaATGACTGAAATATGAGGTTTTccttttagatatatttttttgtttttgtgaaaacctgtatCTCAACTGTAATTAAACCAGTTTTTACAGTTTAATGTTACCATAGGCACTGCCCTACCCTGTTCTTAtggtattcatttttatttttaaatacatttttgcagatcttataaaaggtcttaaaaacAAAGGGCTCttaaacattgttatattttacagtttgtcAATTGATATAATTGTTACAGCataatttacaatataactgttaaTTGTTTGTTAATTGATTTTGTAGGCTTGtcaattttgagcaatttaatgtatccttgctgaaataaattattaatttatatcacAAATCAATGCTATGAATTATTATCATATGGGTACAAGGCAGACTCTGGCTTTAAATCCTGACTTGTATAACAATCTTTTCATATAAAAGTACAGAATGGGATGTGATGACAGTCATatagagaggggaaaaaagccCATAACCATTATTAAATTGTCTTTGGAGGGTCCGAAAAGTTTTCAATGCAGGAAACATCCTGTATATAAAACACTTTGATATGACATTACTTACTACATTAAGGTAACCAATATGAGCTACCTGCTGAGTAGCGGAGAGAAGAGCCACAGATTAGACATGATGAATTTGAGAGGCAAACCaaactacaaaagaaaataagagaaatgtttttcacatatataaaataaggTCAGTATTTCATAAACTATGGCCTGCAAAGTCTTGTAGCATTTTACCTTATGGGCTAGGTGTTCAAACATACCACGCTCAGGACCATATCCAAACAGCCTGGGCATTGGATTTTCCTCCAATCTGGGAAAAGATATTACCGTAATTGATAACATTACATAcaataaatcttaatttaaatacatgtaGCTTGGTCTAATACTACTGTCATGCAGCTGGTTTGAGAATAACTTGGATCCAtctttaatcttttttaattgttttactattcaaaaataaataaaaaaatagatgtttCTGCTTGCCTTTTGACTGCTGAAGCCAAGATGCCGATGCTGCTTTCTCTGGGAGGCATGGACGAATGTCCTGGAGCGCTGCTGACACTCAGCTTCACTGTGGCCTGACCTTTCTCACTGATACCTAttctacaaaaacacacacacagggcaaaAATTACACACTAATACAATTACTAAATGACTCTGCTAGTAGAACCACTCAGAATAACAGTCTCACAGGGCAGCAGGTCCATCCAGGCCACTTATGACACCATCCAGCACTGCCAGGCCTTCATCTAAAACATACTGGAGCTTCACCCCACGACTCTTCAGGAGCTTCACGATATTGACTGCCCCATGTAAACCATTCACCTGACAAAACCATAGAAATAAgttcatataaatacatattctaAACCACAGTTAGTCAATTAACTTGAGACAGACCTCCTCATCGTGACCCAAGCCAATGTAGAAGCTTCTCCGAGGAGTGTAACCTCGTTCCAGCAGGTATTCCAACGCCTGAAGGATCCCCTTCAAAACACACATCGCTACAGTTAGCATCAGGTTGAACTGAACAGATGTGAAGACGATGCAGTGCTGATTCACTGTACCATCACAGACTGTTTATTGTCGATGGTTCCTCGTCCATAAATGAAGCCATTGATCTCTTGAGCAGAGAAAGGAGGAGCATCCCACCCATCTGCCTCATCGGCCGGCACTACATCAATGTGTGCCAGCAGCATGTAGGGCTCCAGATCAGCCTCGCTTCCCGATACAGTCAACAGGTGGCTGTAGCTTCCCACCATCTCATGCTGGACCACACTGGATGAGAAGACCTTCGGGAAGACTGAGAAAGAAAAGATTCTTAAATAACACTCAATACAagaaaaggtttttttatttatatatttttaacaattaatatttataaacaatGTAAAAAGAAGTGCTTTACTTTTAGAAAATACTTTTCGTTTTATATATAGTTTGTGGTTTTTGTTATCCTGTTACCAAATTAGTAAAAGTTTAATGCCTTGaattaggctatatattacaaTGTTTTCAAGCAATAAACATTGAACATAAAAATGTActtgttttaattatattatgctaattaataaatataagtaatatatttacagtaaattaaatgatcacataATAATGATGTTCTAGGTTAATAAGTAGGCTACTAAGGAAATGCAAGTAATAGGGTTGCAGATTTAGcctaaattatacttttttacaATTTGAGAAATCTTAATATgagtttttttatgctttttatgctGCAGAAAAGGTTCACATTATGTAACTTCATGTgcacaattttataaaatgtctaattttattaatttttttattgtattttttgtagtGGGGGAGTTCAAGTGGTAACAGGATTGAACTCAAAATATACGAATCAGCTAAATATGTTTTTGGTAATTAAAAttagttatattatatttatattataagtaTTGAGGCATGGTGTCTCACCCTTCCTCAGCAGCGCGTCAAACTCACGCAGCGCGCTCGTGTTCACATTTGTCTCAGTGAATGACACAGTGGGAATCTGGATGGCCGCTATAAAAGAGACGAAAACaacacattataatatttttaatatctacAGCAGCAATCTGCTCATGTTGACAGCACATCCTTTATCTCCGTCAACTGTATGCGTTTTCCAGAGCCATCTATTCATGTCACGTGATGAGCTACTGGTTTAGCAATCTGCACAGAGAGGTGTTCTTCGTAGTATTTATTCGTTGTATATTACCTTTGAAATGTGCCAGCTGGTTCTTTCTCTGTTGTGGACTTAAATGAAGAGAAATGGCTGTTGTATTTTCCCATTTTCCCAACAGAAGCCCCGCGTCCGCGTCAAATGTAAACGTCTTAACTGTGGCAACAAGGAACAAAACTGTAATCAAAAATATGACACTAAACAGCAGCACTTTGAGAAACTTAAATAATTTCCACTCAGCGTTTTGGCCTGTCATGTTTCAGGAAGTGCAAAATACAGTCATTTCATGGCCAgagttcatgtttatttaataCCTCACCGATAACACAGTAACGCCATCTGCTGATGTGGATTGCAgtcgcatgtaaaaaaaaaaatagacatatataaatattttgaattacgttttattatattttctttataattttaattgaagttttaataattttgttgtgt
It encodes the following:
- the pm20d1.2 gene encoding N-fatty-acyl-amino acid synthase/hydrolase PM20D1.2 isoform X2, which gives rise to MTGQNAEWKLFKFLKVLLFSVIFLITVLFLVATVKTFTFDADAGLLLGKWENTTAISLHLSPQQRKNQLAHFKAAIQIPTVSFTETNVNTSALREFDALLRKVFPKVFSSSVVQHEMVGSYSHLLTVSGSEADLEPYMLLAHIDVVPADEADGWDAPPFSAQEINGFIYGRGTIDNKQSVMGILQALEYLLERGYTPRRSFYIGLGHDEEVNGLHGAVNIVKLLKSRGVKLQYVLDEGLAVLDGVISGLDGPAALIGISEKGQATVKLSVSSAPGHSSMPPRESSIGILASAVKRLEENPMPRLFGYGPERGMFEHLAHKFGLPLKFIMSNLWLFSPLLSRVLERKPDTNAFVRTTTAVTMFNSGVKVLELVESTVSDERVKVELVNGFDPLPISSYDEQAFGFQIIKKTVQSMFPQLTVAPGVCVGNTDSRHYKDITQDIYRFAPSWFKPGDPQRFHGVNERISIQNYEEIVQFYFQLIQNNDIRKLPPPHSSQHEL
- the pm20d1.2 gene encoding N-fatty-acyl-amino acid synthase/hydrolase PM20D1.2 isoform X1, with the translated sequence MTGQNAEWKLFKFLKVLLFSVIFLITVLFLVATVKTFTFDADAGLLLGKWENTTAISLHLSPQQRKNQLAHFKAAIQIPTVSFTETNVNTSALREFDALLRKVFPKVFSSSVVQHEMVGSYSHLLTVSGSEADLEPYMLLAHIDVVPADEADGWDAPPFSAQEINGFIYGRGTIDNKQSVMGILQALEYLLERGYTPRRSFYIGLGHDEEVNGLHGAVNIVKLLKSRGVKLQYVLDEGLAVLDGVISGLDGPAALIGISEKGQATVKLSVSSAPGHSSMPPRESSIGILASAVKRLEENPMPRLFGYGPERGMFEHLAHKFGLPLKFIMSNLWLFSPLLSRVLERKPDTNAFVRTTTAVTMFNSGVKINIIPSYAEALVNFRIHSSQTLQEVLELVESTVSDERVKVELVNGFDPLPISSYDEQAFGFQIIKKTVQSMFPQLTVAPGVCVGNTDSRHYKDITQDIYRFAPSWFKPGDPQRFHGVNERISIQNYEEIVQFYFQLIQNNDIRKLPPPHSSQHEL